The genomic region GAGCCGTGCAGTCCTCGGGAGTGTCCTGTTTCGTGTCGTGTGGACGCTGAGGTCGAGGTGTCGAGATGGTCTGCGGGCCCgcatggaggaggaggagcgcgcgctAACGAGCAGAATGGCTGAGATCGACCGCGCCTACCGCAAGCAGCACCTCTTCCAGAACGCCAAGTCGAAGGGTGCGTCCAGATTCTTGGAGATGTGTTATGGGTGCTGACGCTTGATTCTCGTCAAACCTGCGCGCTTCTCGTCTACTCGTGTTGAATCGATCCTTTCGCGTCATCTGCGTCTCTCACACACACACCGTGATCCCCACTGCTCCCAATCAACTTTTCGACCATCCCTTGTTCGACCTCGAAATCTGCACCAtcctcgcctcgcctcgctATATGTCCTTTGCGCGTCTCCTGCTTCACTCTCTCGATTATCCCTGCAGGCGGCAAGAAGGTTGCCACCAAGACCCGTCGCTGGTACAAGGACGTCGGTCTCGGCTTCAAGACTCCCTTTGGTGGGTTGTGCGCCAGACGCACGCTGACTCAACAGAGGCCATCAACGGCACCTACATCGACAAGAAGTGCCCCTTCACCGGCGATGTCTCGATCCGTGGCCGCATCCTCTCCGGCGTTGTTCACTCGACCAAGATGACCAACACCATCATTGTCCGCCGCGACTACCTCCACTTCATCCCCAAGTACCGCCGGTACGAGAAGCGCCACAAGAACCTTGCGGCCCACCTTTCGCCCGCGTTCCGTGTTGAGGCTGGTGACAACGTCACCGTCGGCCAGTGCCGCCCCCTCTCGAAGACTGTGCGCTTCAACGTCCTCCGTGTCGCCAAGAGCAAGGCGGCCAAGGGCTTCAGCAAGTTCTAAGCGCTGGAGCGCTGGGCTTGTAGGGAGTGTGTAGGATTTGATGCATATTGGCATTGACGGCTTGGCGTTTGTGGCgagtgggtgtgggtgtgggagTATGCGTGTAGGGGAACGGTGGTGTGATATGGCACCGAATGGtggagtgaggaggaggaggaggaggaggaagagtagcaggaggaagagggagagtAGCAGGAGGGCCGTCCAAGGGTCATCAGTATCTCGAACAGTGGACAAGTGGGCGAGGTCCTCCCTCTTCTACAGACTACAGACGTCGTTTGTCCAGATTAAAGACGATATGATTGAGTAATTCCTAAAGGCGGACAAATGAGATTTGCTGGCAGCAATCGGCGAGTAAATACCCGACATTCCGGCCGAGTCGATAAGTTCAGTTTACGCCTTGTTGTTCCTTATACCACTGCATTTtctctcccatctcccatctcctACCaccttcatctcctcgtttccttcttccccttccctcccctcctccttccctctccccccctctcctccccttctcctccttaCGCAATATGCGTGTGAGCCTACTACGGGCGACGCGTGCGTTTGCGCGTCCGCGCGCAccaaactcgtcgtcggcttACCTCGGCCGCACCCTCTCCGACTTTGGCGAGCGGCTACGCAGCCTGGAAGAAGAAGACCTAGGCCAGACCGATGCGGTGAGCTACTATTCCAATGCAGGTaggatggacgaggacaatATCAGGGAGAGCAACATGGCGGACAAGAGGAAGATGCACCGGGGCAAGCCGCAACAGGTGGAAGGGTGGGAGGCGCGGGCGCGTGGACCCCTAGCAGTATTGAATGTgactgacagcaggaaTTTGTTATGAGCATCCTCCAGGCGTCACCGAGCATGCGGGACTCGCGGGGCTACATTGCGTCCTTTGCGCCGCCAACTGCGCCACCAGCCATGGAACTGCCGGATCCCACACCAGCCCCAGGCACCGACGCAGCGACGAACCCCCTCGTCAACAGCCTCTTGAACCCGATTGTGCGCCGCCCGGCACTAGTCAAGATCCAGGGCCCGTTCAAGGACCACCAGCTGGCCAGTGTCGCGCGCGGTATCCACTCGCTCCAGATGCTCGGGCTGGTCAGTGTGGTCGTGATAGACCGGGACGACATTCCACCGTTTGAGCCGCGCGATTCCATGGCAGCCGAGGCACAGCGTACCATGATCctccgcgacgtcgagcgtACCGTACACTTCCTGACGAAGGCGCACGCTGGGGCTCGGCCGATTCTCGCCACGGTCGCGCGCATAACCGACGCTGGAGACGTGTatgtcgaggcggaggggtTGGACCATATCCGCCGCGCGGTAcaggagggcgagatcCCTGTACTCCTCCCGGTCGCTCTCGACGATGGGTGCCGCGCCCGTCGGATCAGTGCCAACGCTGTCCTAGcagccctcgccgaggcgatGGCGAACGAAgcgcccacgccgcccgctGCACCAGCAACCGCGCGCCCCAAGATGGACCTCACGCCAGCGCGCCTCCTCATCATAAACCGCGAGGGTGGTATTCCATCCTATGCACGCGCCGGCCTCCCGCACTTGAGCATCAACCTGAGCTCGGAGCTTGAGTTCATCGAGCGTCATTGGCAGCCCAACTGGGTATACACGCACCCAACGGCGCTGTCCAACCTCGCGCTGGCCGATACCTGTCTTGCCCACATGCCCAAGGATGCGAGTGCGCTGATCGTCTCGCATCGCTCTTCTACAGCCCTAATCGCCAACCTCATCACCAACAAGCCTGCACACAGCGCGAGCCTGCCACATGCGCTTCTCACGCAGTCCGAAGGCCGCCTGAGTCCCGACACGCCAACACTCGTGCGCCGCGGTCTGCCAGTGAGCGTGCTCcgcagcctcgacgagatcgacaaACCCAAACTCGCAGCTCTGCTGAACAAGAGCTTTGGACGTGTCCTAAACGAAGAAGCGTACTGggcccgcctcgacgccgacctcgactttgTCATTGTTGTCGGCGACTATGCTGGCGCAGCTGTGGTTACTACAGAGGGCAAGGCAGACGGACTGGACATCTGCTATCTCGACAAGTTTGCCGTGTTGCCGAGCCACCAGGGAGATGGTACCGTCGACTTCCTGTGGgtcgcgctgcgcgacgagacATACGGCCTCGGTCTGCTCGATGCCGCTAACCCGTCGGTGGGCAGTTTGTCCGGTATTGGTCGCGGCAAGGACCTCGTGTGGCGTAGCCGCTCAGACAACCCGGTTAACAAGTGGTACTTTGAGCGGTCGAATGGTTTCATGACCAGCCAAGACGGCAAGTGGAAGCTGTTCTGGTGCGATGCCGAGCAACGCATGCGCGAGATTGCTCTCGAGAGTGGCGGCGTTGTGCGCGTCgttgaggagagcgagcgcgggcgcgcgacggcgtgGGCGCCGGCCATCGAGAGCATCAAGTCGGTGTGGTCGGACTAGTTGGCGAGCAGCACGACGAACGTTCCGCGGGAGAATGAagggggagaaggaggacggcCTGTCATTGCTGGCGTGCGAGGTAGATGGCGACTTGAAGCCAGTACATGTTTGTAGACATAGATGAGCAACAAAATAGAGTACATGGCATGCAGCATTTCACATGAGTGTCTAATCACGCCCACATGCCGATGGGACAAGGGTGCCAATCCTCGGCCTTGTGCCAGCCAGGGATCTCGTCGCCATTGGTGGTCCTCTCCTTTGTCGGCTCGACGTTGCGCCGCAGCTGGAGTCAGCATTTGTGGGTCAACTTTCAGATCCGTCACTCACCTTATCCTCcagggcgtcgaggttggcctGCATCTTCTCCAGCGCTGTGTCAGCatcgacctcttcctcgtcaatgtcgaggccttcgagctcctcctcctcctcttcgcgGTCAGGGAGGAGCGTCTGGAGCGAAGCCAGCCCAGCGCTGTCCAGCAGGCCGTATACCCGTTCcagcctggcgtcagctccaGGGCTTGTTACTCCAGCTGACTCACACATCGTCACCGtgcacgagctcgcgcgcgaggcggacCAGAATGTCCCGTTTCGCGTCATCGGGAACGCCGAGATCGCCTCCGAGCCAGAAATGAAGGAGCCAGGTGCCAAGCGTCCAGCGGTAGGACGCGAGCTCCTTAcgctcgtcatcatccATCTGACGGTGGCGGGGAgccgtctcgaggagggcgctGGTAAGAGTCTCGGCGAGAACCGAAGGGGTATTCTCGTGCAAGCTCATAAGATGGGCGAGAAGGGGGGTCcagacgaggagcgcgtccgCTGGCGGTGCGGTCGCTTTCTTTCCTGGGCGCttcctgctgtcagctaaACCGATCGCTGCAGTTGGACTCACTTGCGCGCCACGGGCACCAGACCAACCCGAACGATCGCCTCGAcggcatcctcgagctcctcatcctcgaaCTCGCGCTTCAGTCGCTTGACAGCTCGTCCGCTAGCACTCTCGATGCTAACATC from Cutaneotrichosporon cavernicola HIS019 DNA, chromosome: 2 harbors:
- the RPS11B gene encoding uncharacterized protein (Belongs to the universal ribosomal protein uS17 family); its protein translation is MLVLGTELDLTQSFWSREIQWWLNEQSVESFPNHQSKMAEIDRAYRKQHLFQNAKSKGGKKVATKTRRWYKDVGLGFKTPFEAINGTYIDKKCPFTGDVSIRGRILSGVVHSTKMTNTIIVRRDYLHFIPKYRRYEKRHKNLAAHLSPAFRVEAGDNVTVGQCRPLSKTVRFNVLRVAKSKAAKGFSKF
- the ARG2 gene encoding uncharacterized protein (NAT, N-acetyltransferase, of N-acetylglutamate synthase), which produces MRVSLLRATRAFARPRAPNSSSAYLGRTLSDFGERLRSLEEEDLGQTDAEFVMSILQASPSMRDSRGYIASFAPPTAPPAMELPDPTPAPGTDAATNPLVNSLLNPIVRRPALVKIQGPFKDHQLASVARGIHSLQMLGLVSVVVIDRDDIPPFEPRDSMAAEAQRTMILRDVERTVHFLTKAHAGARPILATVARITDAGDVYVEAEGLDHIRRAVQEGEIPVLLPVALDDGCRARRISANAVLAALAEAMANEAPTPPAAPATARPKMDLTPARLLIINREGGIPSYARAGLPHLSINLSSELEFIERHWQPNWVYTHPTALSNLALADTCLAHMPKDASALIVSHRSSTALIANLITNKPAHSASLPHALLTQSEGRLSPDTPTLVRRGLPVSVLRSLDEIDKPKLAALLNKSFGRVLNEEAYWARLDADLDFVIVVGDYAGAAVVTTEGKADGLDICYLDKFAVLPSHQGDGTVDFLWVALRDETYGLGLLDAANPSVGSLSGIGRGKDLVWRSRSDNPVNKWYFERSNGFMTSQDGKWKLFWCDAEQRMREIALESGGVVRVVEESERGRATAWAPAIESIKSVWSD
- the LAS1 gene encoding uncharacterized protein (Las1-like), with translation MRQPRRVPWSSKAELGELYEFLFSPAANDESRAAALSRMSVYISSPSCPAFIHLLHAVVSALALPYPPPLPLAQSQRMVYAMALIRFVNGMVDPLQTGGFARPISHLAAELNLPPGLVALRHRATHEDLPPLEHLHRSLQDAVAYLHTYSFVPLLNHGAEEGWGRRERSETLVGRWKKVMKERVRTRDVSIESASGRAVKRLKREFEDEELEDAVEAIVRVGLVPVARKKRPGKKATAPPADALLVWTPLLAHLMSLHENTPSVLAETLTSALLETAPRHRQMDDDERKELASYRWTLGTWLLHFWLGGDLGVPDDAKRDILVRLARELVHGDDVLERVYGLLDSAGLASLQTLLPDREEEEEELEGLDIDEEEVDADTALEKMQANLDALEDKLRRNVEPTKERTTNGDEIPGWHKAEDWHPCPIGMWA